From one Streptomyces sp. ICC1 genomic stretch:
- a CDS encoding CinA family protein, which translates to MSADGDTGAVAADVLRLLAQSNGTVAVAESLTGGMVAAELTAVPGASRSFRGSVTAYATELKHRVLGVDAELLAAEGAVNAQVAQEMAAGVRRVLDASWGIATTGVAGPDAQDGQPVGTVFVAVEGPGSRKTARLRLKGSRAEIRRESARTVLELLASELRENLRGQDTEQDGGI; encoded by the coding sequence GTGTCGGCCGACGGGGACACCGGGGCGGTCGCGGCAGATGTGCTGCGGCTCCTCGCGCAGAGTAACGGAACGGTCGCTGTGGCGGAGTCGCTGACCGGCGGCATGGTGGCCGCCGAGCTCACGGCCGTCCCCGGGGCCTCCCGCTCCTTCCGCGGCTCGGTCACGGCCTACGCGACCGAGCTCAAGCACCGGGTGCTGGGCGTGGACGCGGAGCTGCTGGCGGCCGAAGGCGCGGTGAACGCGCAGGTCGCGCAGGAGATGGCGGCCGGAGTGCGGCGCGTGCTGGACGCTTCGTGGGGCATCGCGACCACCGGAGTGGCCGGTCCGGACGCGCAGGACGGCCAGCCGGTGGGCACCGTTTTCGTCGCCGTGGAGGGTCCCGGGAGCAGGAAAACGGCCCGGCTGAGGTTGAAAGGCTCCCGCGCGGAAATCCGTAGGGAGAGTGCACGGACAGTGCTCGAGCTGCTCGCGAGCGAACTCCGCGAGAATCTGCGGGGGCAGGATACGGAACAGGACGGGGGGATTTGA